AATACCAGAGAGCACAGGCTGAACACTGTTCAACAATATGGAGAAGGCCAGTAAAGGTGACAGCTCTGCAACCTTCTTAGCTACCTCGTCGTTGGTGGTGAAAATGTAGGCAAGACGTTCCCTCAAGAACAGGAAAAGCAAGAAGAGCACAATGCCAATGGAAAGTGATGTCAACACAATAACCACAACAGAGAACTTTGCCGCTTTTGCGCTACCCCGTCCAAGCTCATTCGACACTCGTACactggaagaagaagatttcaACCAAACATCAGTACATCGTTACGTTGCACAAATTAATGCATCTAAAGTTCCAAATGaatgtaaaataaaacaacattaGCCAATATAAATTATACATTGCTATATTTCTGAAGAAACAAGATGATGAGAATAGTAAACTACCTTGCTGTAGCCAGGAAACCAAGGGCTATCATCATTTCCCACCCATTGATGTTGAGGCTAGACATATTTGTAGTTGAACAcataagaataaaaagaaaacgcAAGAAGATAGAAagtagtttaaaaaaatgtgagaTGACAGAGCTTATGTCTACATAAAATCGAAAGGAGGAAGGCTCGGAAAATTACCAAATAGCTAGAGCATCAATAGAAACTTCAGCATCTTCCATGTTTCCCGTTAGAAGAACCAAGATCGTGTTGTACCAAAGCTCGAGACTGTAACGGAAAATGAGATTTCTACTCAGGAGCTCCATATGTACTAAACGGAGGAGTCATAAGACCTTCATTCCAAAATGACTATTACTGATATTTCTCCTTTATTTTCAAACAGAATATTACTGAAAAGTTAAACTAGCATCGTATGACATGGAAAACCAAaacgaagaaaaaaacaatttctTACCAAAGCATAACACCAGATGACAGAGAAAGCTTGACGACATTCCATAGATCTTTAAAAGCTAAGGTAGAGAAGCCGGTCCAAGTGTCTGGGCATCCTCCACATAGAACAAACAAAAGCTGACACACGTTGGGTAGCCAATACGCTATAACCGTTGACCCCATTGCACCAGCAACCCCGAACTTAAATTTCACAGTCAAAAGCCATGAAAGGAGGATGTGGATTGCAATTGAAACTGCTGACACATAAGCAATGATCATATTTTTGCTCTGTGATTGTAAGTACATTTGGCAGGTAAAGGACACAACAAAAGCGAAAAGCACCGGGATCACCCATAGAGAAATATATCCTGCCTCTTCTGCAATATTATCTTTTTGGCCTAAAGCCTCGAGAATCGGAGTTGCGAAGATGCAAATAGGAATGAGGAACAATGTGCTCACAAACAGTACTATCCATGACCTTTGAAGATGCACCCCAAGCATGTGGTATTGCTTTGCACC
Above is a genomic segment from Prunus dulcis chromosome 7, ALMONDv2, whole genome shotgun sequence containing:
- the LOC117635066 gene encoding protein DETOXIFICATION 21-like — protein: MEEDITNNLLIREASAQGNRVDDKDEDLPLKTRVWNENKKLWVVAGPAIFTRVSTFGTNIVSQAFIGHIGSTELAAFSLVFTVLFRFANGLLLGMASALETVCGQSYGAKQYHMLGVHLQRSWIVLFVSTLFLIPICIFATPILEALGQKDNIAEEAGYISLWVIPVLFAFVVSFTCQMYLQSQSKNMIIAYVSAVSIAIHILLSWLLTVKFKFGVAGAMGSTVIAYWLPNVCQLLFVLCGGCPDTWTGFSTLAFKDLWNVVKLSLSSGVMLCLELWYNTILVLLTGNMEDAEVSIDALAICLNINGWEMMIALGFLATASVRVSNELGRGSAKAAKFSVVVIVLTSLSIGIVLFLLFLFLRERLAYIFTTNDEVAKKVAELSPLLAFSILLNSVQPVLSGVAIGAGWQSIVAYVNIACYYLIGIPIGAVLGFLLHLQVKGVWIGMLFGTFVQTIVLVILTCKTDWEKQVTIARNRVRKWNVREDIGEPNPNA